From the genome of Homo sapiens chromosome 19 genomic scaffold, GRCh38.p14 alternate locus group ALT_REF_LOCI_7 HSCHR19LRC_PGF1_CTG3_1, one region includes:
- the LILRB4 gene encoding leukocyte immunoglobulin-like receptor subfamily B member 4 isoform X20 encodes MEQPHDEKDPASKRPHPVCLFVLPALRTHPSAQLGPLGGDAMIPTLTALLCLGLSLGPRTHMQAGPLPKPTLWAEPGSVISWGNSVTIWCQGTLEAREYRLDKEESPAPWDRQNPLEPKNKARFSIPSMTEDYAGRYRCYYRSPVGWSQPSDPLELVMTGAYSKPTLSALPSPLVTSGKSVTLLCQSRSPMDTFLLIKERAAHPLLHLRSEHGAQQHQAEFPMSPVTSVHGGTYRCFSSHGFSHYLLSHPSDPLELIVSGSLEGPRPSPTRSVSTAAGPEDQPLMPTGSVPHSGLRRHWEVLIGVLVVSILLLSLLLFLLLQHWRQGKHRTLAQRQADFQRPPGAAEPEPKDGGLQRRSSPAADVQGENFSGAAVKNTQPEDGVEMDTRSPHDEDPQAVTYAKVKHSRPRREMASPPSPLSGEFLDTKDRQAEEDRQMDTEAAASEAPQDVTYARLHSFTLRQKATEPPPSQEGASPAEPSVYATLAIH; translated from the exons ATGGAACAACCCCATGACGAGAAGGACCCAGCCTCCAAGCGGCCACACCCTGTGTGTCTCTTTGTCCTGCCGGCACTGAGGACTCATCCATCTGCACAGCTGGGGCCCCTGGGAGGAGACGCCATGATCCCCACCCTCACGGCTCTGCTCTGCCTCG GGCTGAGTCTGGGCCCCAGGACCCACATGCAGGCAG GGCCCCTCCCCAAACCCACCCTCTGGGCTGAGCCAGGCTCTGTGATCAGCTGGGGGAACTCTGTGACCATCTGGTGTCAGGGGACCCTGGAGGCTCGGGAGTACCGTCTGGATAAAGAGGAAAGCCCAGCACCCTGGGACAGACAGAACCCACTGGAGCCCAAGAACAAGGCCAGATTCTCCATCCCATCCATGACAGAGGACTATGCAGGGAGATACCGCTGTTACTATCGCAGCCCTGTAGGCTGGTCACAGCCCAGTGACCCCCTGGAGCTGGTGATGACAG GAGCCTACAGTAAACCCACCCTTTCAGCCCTGCCGAGTCCTCTTGTGACCTCAGGAAAGAGCGTGACCCTGCTGTGTCAGTCACGGAGCCCAATGGACACTTTTCTTCTGATCAAGGAGCGGGCAGCCCATCCCCTACTGCATCTGAGATCAGAGCACGGAGCTCAGCAGCACCAGGCTGAATTCCCCATGAGTCCTGTGACCTCAGTGCACGGGGGGACCTACAGGTGCTTCAGCTCACACGGCTTCTCCCACTACCTGCTGTCACACCCCAGTGACCCCCTGGAGCTCATAGTCTCAG GATCCTTGGAGGGTCCCAGGCCCTCACCCACAAGGTCCGTCTCAACAGCTG CAGGCCCTGAGGACCAGCCCCTCATGCCTACAGGGTCAGTCCCCCACAGTG GTCTGAGAAGGCACTGGGAGGTACTGATCGGGGTCTTGGTGGTCTCCatcctgcttctctccctcctcctcttcctcctcctccaacactggcgTCAGGGAAAACACAGGACATTGG CCCAGAGACAGGCTGATTTCCAACGTCCTCCAGGGGCTGCCGAGCCAGAGCCCAAGGACGGGGGCCTACAGAGGAG GTCCAGCCCAGCTGCTGACGTCCAGGGAGAAAACTTCT CAGGTGCTGCCGTGAAGAACACACAGCCTGAGGACGGGGTGGAAATGGACACTCGG AGCCCACACGATGAAGACCCCCAGGCAGTGACGTATGCCAAGGTGAAACACTCCAGACCTAGGAGAGAAAtggcctctcctccctccccactgtcTGGGGAATTCCTGGACACAAAGGACAGACAGGCAGAAgaggacagacagatggacacTGAG GCTGCTGCATCTGAAGCCCCCCAGGATGTGACCTACGCCCGGCTGCACAGCTTTACCCTCAGACAGAAGGCAACTGAGCCTCCTCCATCCCAGGAAGGGGCCTCTCCAGCTGAGCCCAGTGTCTATGCCACTCTGGCCATCCACTAA
- the LILRB4 gene encoding leukocyte immunoglobulin-like receptor subfamily B member 4 isoform X19 produces MEQPHDEKDPASKRPHPVCLFVLPALRTHPSAQLGPLGGDAMIPTLTALLCLGLSLGPRTHMQAGPLPKPTLWAEPGSVISWGNSVTIWCQGTLEAREYRLDKEESPAPWDRQNPLEPKNKARFSIPSMTEDYAGRYRCYYRSPVGWSQPSDPLELVMTGAYSKPTLSALPSPLVTSGKSVTLLCQSRSPMDTFLLIKERAAHPLLHLRSEHGAQQHQAEFPMSPVTSVHGGTYRCFSSHGFSHYLLSHPSDPLELIVSGSLEGPRPSPTRSVSTAAGPEDQPLMPTGSVPHSGLRRHWEVLIGVLVVSILLLSLLLFLLLQHWRQGKHRTLAQRQADFQRPPGAAEPEPKDGGLQRRSSPAADVQGENFCAAVKNTQPEDGVEMDTRQSPHDEDPQAVTYAKVKHSRPRREMASPPSPLSGEFLDTKDRQAEEDRQMDTEAAASEAPQDVTYARLHSFTLRQKATEPPPSQEGASPAEPSVYATLAIH; encoded by the exons ATGGAACAACCCCATGACGAGAAGGACCCAGCCTCCAAGCGGCCACACCCTGTGTGTCTCTTTGTCCTGCCGGCACTGAGGACTCATCCATCTGCACAGCTGGGGCCCCTGGGAGGAGACGCCATGATCCCCACCCTCACGGCTCTGCTCTGCCTCG GGCTGAGTCTGGGCCCCAGGACCCACATGCAGGCAG GGCCCCTCCCCAAACCCACCCTCTGGGCTGAGCCAGGCTCTGTGATCAGCTGGGGGAACTCTGTGACCATCTGGTGTCAGGGGACCCTGGAGGCTCGGGAGTACCGTCTGGATAAAGAGGAAAGCCCAGCACCCTGGGACAGACAGAACCCACTGGAGCCCAAGAACAAGGCCAGATTCTCCATCCCATCCATGACAGAGGACTATGCAGGGAGATACCGCTGTTACTATCGCAGCCCTGTAGGCTGGTCACAGCCCAGTGACCCCCTGGAGCTGGTGATGACAG GAGCCTACAGTAAACCCACCCTTTCAGCCCTGCCGAGTCCTCTTGTGACCTCAGGAAAGAGCGTGACCCTGCTGTGTCAGTCACGGAGCCCAATGGACACTTTTCTTCTGATCAAGGAGCGGGCAGCCCATCCCCTACTGCATCTGAGATCAGAGCACGGAGCTCAGCAGCACCAGGCTGAATTCCCCATGAGTCCTGTGACCTCAGTGCACGGGGGGACCTACAGGTGCTTCAGCTCACACGGCTTCTCCCACTACCTGCTGTCACACCCCAGTGACCCCCTGGAGCTCATAGTCTCAG GATCCTTGGAGGGTCCCAGGCCCTCACCCACAAGGTCCGTCTCAACAGCTG CAGGCCCTGAGGACCAGCCCCTCATGCCTACAGGGTCAGTCCCCCACAGTG GTCTGAGAAGGCACTGGGAGGTACTGATCGGGGTCTTGGTGGTCTCCatcctgcttctctccctcctcctcttcctcctcctccaacactggcgTCAGGGAAAACACAGGACATTGG CCCAGAGACAGGCTGATTTCCAACGTCCTCCAGGGGCTGCCGAGCCAGAGCCCAAGGACGGGGGCCTACAGAGGAG GTCCAGCCCAGCTGCTGACGTCCAGGGAGAAAACTTCT GTGCTGCCGTGAAGAACACACAGCCTGAGGACGGGGTGGAAATGGACACTCGG CAGAGCCCACACGATGAAGACCCCCAGGCAGTGACGTATGCCAAGGTGAAACACTCCAGACCTAGGAGAGAAAtggcctctcctccctccccactgtcTGGGGAATTCCTGGACACAAAGGACAGACAGGCAGAAgaggacagacagatggacacTGAG GCTGCTGCATCTGAAGCCCCCCAGGATGTGACCTACGCCCGGCTGCACAGCTTTACCCTCAGACAGAAGGCAACTGAGCCTCCTCCATCCCAGGAAGGGGCCTCTCCAGCTGAGCCCAGTGTCTATGCCACTCTGGCCATCCACTAA
- the LILRB4 gene encoding leukocyte immunoglobulin-like receptor subfamily B member 4 isoform X21: MEQPHDEKDPASKRPHPVCLFVLPALRTHPSAQLGPLGGDAMIPTLTALLCLGLSLGPRTHMQAGPLPKPTLWAEPGSVISWGNSVTIWCQGTLEAREYRLDKEESPAPWDRQNPLEPKNKARFSIPSMTEDYAGRYRCYYRSPVGWSQPSDPLELVMTGAYSKPTLSALPSPLVTSGKSVTLLCQSRSPMDTFLLIKERAAHPLLHLRSEHGAQQHQAEFPMSPVTSVHGGTYRCFSSHGFSHYLLSHPSDPLELIVSGSLEGPRPSPTRSVSTAGPEDQPLMPTGSVPHSGLRRHWEVLIGVLVVSILLLSLLLFLLLQHWRQGKHRTLAQRQADFQRPPGAAEPEPKDGGLQRRSSPAADVQGENFSGAAVKNTQPEDGVEMDTRQSPHDEDPQAVTYAKVKHSRPRREMASPPSPLSGEFLDTKDRQAEEDRQMDTEAAASEAPQDVTYARLHSFTLRQKATEPPPSQEGASPAEPSVYATLAIH, translated from the exons ATGGAACAACCCCATGACGAGAAGGACCCAGCCTCCAAGCGGCCACACCCTGTGTGTCTCTTTGTCCTGCCGGCACTGAGGACTCATCCATCTGCACAGCTGGGGCCCCTGGGAGGAGACGCCATGATCCCCACCCTCACGGCTCTGCTCTGCCTCG GGCTGAGTCTGGGCCCCAGGACCCACATGCAGGCAG GGCCCCTCCCCAAACCCACCCTCTGGGCTGAGCCAGGCTCTGTGATCAGCTGGGGGAACTCTGTGACCATCTGGTGTCAGGGGACCCTGGAGGCTCGGGAGTACCGTCTGGATAAAGAGGAAAGCCCAGCACCCTGGGACAGACAGAACCCACTGGAGCCCAAGAACAAGGCCAGATTCTCCATCCCATCCATGACAGAGGACTATGCAGGGAGATACCGCTGTTACTATCGCAGCCCTGTAGGCTGGTCACAGCCCAGTGACCCCCTGGAGCTGGTGATGACAG GAGCCTACAGTAAACCCACCCTTTCAGCCCTGCCGAGTCCTCTTGTGACCTCAGGAAAGAGCGTGACCCTGCTGTGTCAGTCACGGAGCCCAATGGACACTTTTCTTCTGATCAAGGAGCGGGCAGCCCATCCCCTACTGCATCTGAGATCAGAGCACGGAGCTCAGCAGCACCAGGCTGAATTCCCCATGAGTCCTGTGACCTCAGTGCACGGGGGGACCTACAGGTGCTTCAGCTCACACGGCTTCTCCCACTACCTGCTGTCACACCCCAGTGACCCCCTGGAGCTCATAGTCTCAG GATCCTTGGAGGGTCCCAGGCCCTCACCCACAAGGTCCGTCTCAACAGCTG GCCCTGAGGACCAGCCCCTCATGCCTACAGGGTCAGTCCCCCACAGTG GTCTGAGAAGGCACTGGGAGGTACTGATCGGGGTCTTGGTGGTCTCCatcctgcttctctccctcctcctcttcctcctcctccaacactggcgTCAGGGAAAACACAGGACATTGG CCCAGAGACAGGCTGATTTCCAACGTCCTCCAGGGGCTGCCGAGCCAGAGCCCAAGGACGGGGGCCTACAGAGGAG GTCCAGCCCAGCTGCTGACGTCCAGGGAGAAAACTTCT CAGGTGCTGCCGTGAAGAACACACAGCCTGAGGACGGGGTGGAAATGGACACTCGG CAGAGCCCACACGATGAAGACCCCCAGGCAGTGACGTATGCCAAGGTGAAACACTCCAGACCTAGGAGAGAAAtggcctctcctccctccccactgtcTGGGGAATTCCTGGACACAAAGGACAGACAGGCAGAAgaggacagacagatggacacTGAG GCTGCTGCATCTGAAGCCCCCCAGGATGTGACCTACGCCCGGCTGCACAGCTTTACCCTCAGACAGAAGGCAACTGAGCCTCCTCCATCCCAGGAAGGGGCCTCTCCAGCTGAGCCCAGTGTCTATGCCACTCTGGCCATCCACTAA
- the LILRB4 gene encoding leukocyte immunoglobulin-like receptor subfamily B member 4 isoform X25, producing the protein MEQPHDEKDPASKRPHPVCLFVLPALRTHPSAQLGPLGGDAMIPTLTALLCLGPLPKPTLWAEPGSVISWGNSVTIWCQGTLEAREYRLDKEESPAPWDRQNPLEPKNKARFSIPSMTEDYAGRYRCYYRSPVGWSQPSDPLELVMTGAYSKPTLSALPSPLVTSGKSVTLLCQSRSPMDTFLLIKERAAHPLLHLRSEHGAQQHQAEFPMSPVTSVHGGTYRCFSSHGFSHYLLSHPSDPLELIVSGSLEGPRPSPTRSVSTAAGPEDQPLMPTGSVPHSGLRRHWEVLIGVLVVSILLLSLLLFLLLQHWRQGKHRTLAQRQADFQRPPGAAEPEPKDGGLQRRSSPAADVQGENFSGAAVKNTQPEDGVEMDTRQSPHDEDPQAVTYAKVKHSRPRREMASPPSPLSGEFLDTKDRQAEEDRQMDTEAAASEAPQDVTYARLHSFTLRQKATEPPPSQEGASPAEPSVYATLAIH; encoded by the exons ATGGAACAACCCCATGACGAGAAGGACCCAGCCTCCAAGCGGCCACACCCTGTGTGTCTCTTTGTCCTGCCGGCACTGAGGACTCATCCATCTGCACAGCTGGGGCCCCTGGGAGGAGACGCCATGATCCCCACCCTCACGGCTCTGCTCTGCCTCG GGCCCCTCCCCAAACCCACCCTCTGGGCTGAGCCAGGCTCTGTGATCAGCTGGGGGAACTCTGTGACCATCTGGTGTCAGGGGACCCTGGAGGCTCGGGAGTACCGTCTGGATAAAGAGGAAAGCCCAGCACCCTGGGACAGACAGAACCCACTGGAGCCCAAGAACAAGGCCAGATTCTCCATCCCATCCATGACAGAGGACTATGCAGGGAGATACCGCTGTTACTATCGCAGCCCTGTAGGCTGGTCACAGCCCAGTGACCCCCTGGAGCTGGTGATGACAG GAGCCTACAGTAAACCCACCCTTTCAGCCCTGCCGAGTCCTCTTGTGACCTCAGGAAAGAGCGTGACCCTGCTGTGTCAGTCACGGAGCCCAATGGACACTTTTCTTCTGATCAAGGAGCGGGCAGCCCATCCCCTACTGCATCTGAGATCAGAGCACGGAGCTCAGCAGCACCAGGCTGAATTCCCCATGAGTCCTGTGACCTCAGTGCACGGGGGGACCTACAGGTGCTTCAGCTCACACGGCTTCTCCCACTACCTGCTGTCACACCCCAGTGACCCCCTGGAGCTCATAGTCTCAG GATCCTTGGAGGGTCCCAGGCCCTCACCCACAAGGTCCGTCTCAACAGCTG CAGGCCCTGAGGACCAGCCCCTCATGCCTACAGGGTCAGTCCCCCACAGTG GTCTGAGAAGGCACTGGGAGGTACTGATCGGGGTCTTGGTGGTCTCCatcctgcttctctccctcctcctcttcctcctcctccaacactggcgTCAGGGAAAACACAGGACATTGG CCCAGAGACAGGCTGATTTCCAACGTCCTCCAGGGGCTGCCGAGCCAGAGCCCAAGGACGGGGGCCTACAGAGGAG GTCCAGCCCAGCTGCTGACGTCCAGGGAGAAAACTTCT CAGGTGCTGCCGTGAAGAACACACAGCCTGAGGACGGGGTGGAAATGGACACTCGG CAGAGCCCACACGATGAAGACCCCCAGGCAGTGACGTATGCCAAGGTGAAACACTCCAGACCTAGGAGAGAAAtggcctctcctccctccccactgtcTGGGGAATTCCTGGACACAAAGGACAGACAGGCAGAAgaggacagacagatggacacTGAG GCTGCTGCATCTGAAGCCCCCCAGGATGTGACCTACGCCCGGCTGCACAGCTTTACCCTCAGACAGAAGGCAACTGAGCCTCCTCCATCCCAGGAAGGGGCCTCTCCAGCTGAGCCCAGTGTCTATGCCACTCTGGCCATCCACTAA
- the LILRB4 gene encoding leukocyte immunoglobulin-like receptor subfamily B member 4 isoform X27, which translates to MEQPHDEKDPASKRPHPVCLFVLPALRTHPSAQLGPLGGDAMIPTLTALLCLGPLPKPTLWAEPGSVISWGNSVTIWCQGTLEAREYRLDKEESPAPWDRQNPLEPKNKARFSIPSMTEDYAGRYRCYYRSPVGWSQPSDPLELVMTGAYSKPTLSALPSPLVTSGKSVTLLCQSRSPMDTFLLIKERAAHPLLHLRSEHGAQQHQAEFPMSPVTSVHGGTYRCFSSHGFSHYLLSHPSDPLELIVSGSLEGPRPSPTRSVSTAGPEDQPLMPTGSVPHSGLRRHWEVLIGVLVVSILLLSLLLFLLLQHWRQGKHRTLAQRQADFQRPPGAAEPEPKDGGLQRRSSPAADVQGENFCAAVKNTQPEDGVEMDTRQSPHDEDPQAVTYAKVKHSRPRREMASPPSPLSGEFLDTKDRQAEEDRQMDTEAAASEAPQDVTYARLHSFTLRQKATEPPPSQEGASPAEPSVYATLAIH; encoded by the exons ATGGAACAACCCCATGACGAGAAGGACCCAGCCTCCAAGCGGCCACACCCTGTGTGTCTCTTTGTCCTGCCGGCACTGAGGACTCATCCATCTGCACAGCTGGGGCCCCTGGGAGGAGACGCCATGATCCCCACCCTCACGGCTCTGCTCTGCCTCG GGCCCCTCCCCAAACCCACCCTCTGGGCTGAGCCAGGCTCTGTGATCAGCTGGGGGAACTCTGTGACCATCTGGTGTCAGGGGACCCTGGAGGCTCGGGAGTACCGTCTGGATAAAGAGGAAAGCCCAGCACCCTGGGACAGACAGAACCCACTGGAGCCCAAGAACAAGGCCAGATTCTCCATCCCATCCATGACAGAGGACTATGCAGGGAGATACCGCTGTTACTATCGCAGCCCTGTAGGCTGGTCACAGCCCAGTGACCCCCTGGAGCTGGTGATGACAG GAGCCTACAGTAAACCCACCCTTTCAGCCCTGCCGAGTCCTCTTGTGACCTCAGGAAAGAGCGTGACCCTGCTGTGTCAGTCACGGAGCCCAATGGACACTTTTCTTCTGATCAAGGAGCGGGCAGCCCATCCCCTACTGCATCTGAGATCAGAGCACGGAGCTCAGCAGCACCAGGCTGAATTCCCCATGAGTCCTGTGACCTCAGTGCACGGGGGGACCTACAGGTGCTTCAGCTCACACGGCTTCTCCCACTACCTGCTGTCACACCCCAGTGACCCCCTGGAGCTCATAGTCTCAG GATCCTTGGAGGGTCCCAGGCCCTCACCCACAAGGTCCGTCTCAACAGCTG GCCCTGAGGACCAGCCCCTCATGCCTACAGGGTCAGTCCCCCACAGTG GTCTGAGAAGGCACTGGGAGGTACTGATCGGGGTCTTGGTGGTCTCCatcctgcttctctccctcctcctcttcctcctcctccaacactggcgTCAGGGAAAACACAGGACATTGG CCCAGAGACAGGCTGATTTCCAACGTCCTCCAGGGGCTGCCGAGCCAGAGCCCAAGGACGGGGGCCTACAGAGGAG GTCCAGCCCAGCTGCTGACGTCCAGGGAGAAAACTTCT GTGCTGCCGTGAAGAACACACAGCCTGAGGACGGGGTGGAAATGGACACTCGG CAGAGCCCACACGATGAAGACCCCCAGGCAGTGACGTATGCCAAGGTGAAACACTCCAGACCTAGGAGAGAAAtggcctctcctccctccccactgtcTGGGGAATTCCTGGACACAAAGGACAGACAGGCAGAAgaggacagacagatggacacTGAG GCTGCTGCATCTGAAGCCCCCCAGGATGTGACCTACGCCCGGCTGCACAGCTTTACCCTCAGACAGAAGGCAACTGAGCCTCCTCCATCCCAGGAAGGGGCCTCTCCAGCTGAGCCCAGTGTCTATGCCACTCTGGCCATCCACTAA
- the LILRB4 gene encoding leukocyte immunoglobulin-like receptor subfamily B member 4 isoform X18 has product MEQPHDEKDPASKRPHPVCLFVLPALRTHPSAQLGPLGGDAMIPTLTALLCLGLSLGPRTHMQAGPLPKPTLWAEPGSVISWGNSVTIWCQGTLEAREYRLDKEESPAPWDRQNPLEPKNKARFSIPSMTEDYAGRYRCYYRSPVGWSQPSDPLELVMTGAYSKPTLSALPSPLVTSGKSVTLLCQSRSPMDTFLLIKERAAHPLLHLRSEHGAQQHQAEFPMSPVTSVHGGTYRCFSSHGFSHYLLSHPSDPLELIVSGSLEGPRPSPTRSVSTAAGPEDQPLMPTGSVPHSGLRRHWEVLIGVLVVSILLLSLLLFLLLQHWRQGKHRTLAQRQADFQRPPGAAEPEPKDGGLQRRSSPAADVQGENFSGAAVKNTQPEDGVEMDTRQSPHDEDPQAVTYAKVKHSRPRREMASPPSPLSGEFLDTKDRQAEEDRQMDTEAAASEAPQDVTYARLHSFTLRQKATEPPPSQEGASPAEPSVYATLAIH; this is encoded by the exons ATGGAACAACCCCATGACGAGAAGGACCCAGCCTCCAAGCGGCCACACCCTGTGTGTCTCTTTGTCCTGCCGGCACTGAGGACTCATCCATCTGCACAGCTGGGGCCCCTGGGAGGAGACGCCATGATCCCCACCCTCACGGCTCTGCTCTGCCTCG GGCTGAGTCTGGGCCCCAGGACCCACATGCAGGCAG GGCCCCTCCCCAAACCCACCCTCTGGGCTGAGCCAGGCTCTGTGATCAGCTGGGGGAACTCTGTGACCATCTGGTGTCAGGGGACCCTGGAGGCTCGGGAGTACCGTCTGGATAAAGAGGAAAGCCCAGCACCCTGGGACAGACAGAACCCACTGGAGCCCAAGAACAAGGCCAGATTCTCCATCCCATCCATGACAGAGGACTATGCAGGGAGATACCGCTGTTACTATCGCAGCCCTGTAGGCTGGTCACAGCCCAGTGACCCCCTGGAGCTGGTGATGACAG GAGCCTACAGTAAACCCACCCTTTCAGCCCTGCCGAGTCCTCTTGTGACCTCAGGAAAGAGCGTGACCCTGCTGTGTCAGTCACGGAGCCCAATGGACACTTTTCTTCTGATCAAGGAGCGGGCAGCCCATCCCCTACTGCATCTGAGATCAGAGCACGGAGCTCAGCAGCACCAGGCTGAATTCCCCATGAGTCCTGTGACCTCAGTGCACGGGGGGACCTACAGGTGCTTCAGCTCACACGGCTTCTCCCACTACCTGCTGTCACACCCCAGTGACCCCCTGGAGCTCATAGTCTCAG GATCCTTGGAGGGTCCCAGGCCCTCACCCACAAGGTCCGTCTCAACAGCTG CAGGCCCTGAGGACCAGCCCCTCATGCCTACAGGGTCAGTCCCCCACAGTG GTCTGAGAAGGCACTGGGAGGTACTGATCGGGGTCTTGGTGGTCTCCatcctgcttctctccctcctcctcttcctcctcctccaacactggcgTCAGGGAAAACACAGGACATTGG CCCAGAGACAGGCTGATTTCCAACGTCCTCCAGGGGCTGCCGAGCCAGAGCCCAAGGACGGGGGCCTACAGAGGAG GTCCAGCCCAGCTGCTGACGTCCAGGGAGAAAACTTCT CAGGTGCTGCCGTGAAGAACACACAGCCTGAGGACGGGGTGGAAATGGACACTCGG CAGAGCCCACACGATGAAGACCCCCAGGCAGTGACGTATGCCAAGGTGAAACACTCCAGACCTAGGAGAGAAAtggcctctcctccctccccactgtcTGGGGAATTCCTGGACACAAAGGACAGACAGGCAGAAgaggacagacagatggacacTGAG GCTGCTGCATCTGAAGCCCCCCAGGATGTGACCTACGCCCGGCTGCACAGCTTTACCCTCAGACAGAAGGCAACTGAGCCTCCTCCATCCCAGGAAGGGGCCTCTCCAGCTGAGCCCAGTGTCTATGCCACTCTGGCCATCCACTAA
- the LILRB4 gene encoding leukocyte immunoglobulin-like receptor subfamily B member 4 isoform X28 → MEQPHDEKDPASKRPHPVCLFVLPALRTHPSAQLGPLGGDAMIPTLTALLCLGLSLGPRTHMQAGPLPKPTLWAEPGSVISWGNSVTIWCQGTLEAREYRLDKEESPAPWDRQNPLEPKNKARFSIPSMTEDYAGRYRCYYRSPVGWSQPSDPLELVMTGAYSKPTLSALPSPLVTSGKSVTLLCQSRSPMDTFLLIKERAAHPLLHLRSEHGAQQHQAEFPMSPVTSVHGGTYRCFSSHGFSHYLLSHPSDPLELIVSGSLEGPRPSPTRSVSTAAGPEDQPLMPTGSVPHSGLRRHWEVLIGVLVVSILLLSLLLFLLLQHWRQGKHRTLAQRQADFQRPPGAAEPEPKDGGLQRRSSPAADVQGENFCE, encoded by the exons ATGGAACAACCCCATGACGAGAAGGACCCAGCCTCCAAGCGGCCACACCCTGTGTGTCTCTTTGTCCTGCCGGCACTGAGGACTCATCCATCTGCACAGCTGGGGCCCCTGGGAGGAGACGCCATGATCCCCACCCTCACGGCTCTGCTCTGCCTCG GGCTGAGTCTGGGCCCCAGGACCCACATGCAGGCAG GGCCCCTCCCCAAACCCACCCTCTGGGCTGAGCCAGGCTCTGTGATCAGCTGGGGGAACTCTGTGACCATCTGGTGTCAGGGGACCCTGGAGGCTCGGGAGTACCGTCTGGATAAAGAGGAAAGCCCAGCACCCTGGGACAGACAGAACCCACTGGAGCCCAAGAACAAGGCCAGATTCTCCATCCCATCCATGACAGAGGACTATGCAGGGAGATACCGCTGTTACTATCGCAGCCCTGTAGGCTGGTCACAGCCCAGTGACCCCCTGGAGCTGGTGATGACAG GAGCCTACAGTAAACCCACCCTTTCAGCCCTGCCGAGTCCTCTTGTGACCTCAGGAAAGAGCGTGACCCTGCTGTGTCAGTCACGGAGCCCAATGGACACTTTTCTTCTGATCAAGGAGCGGGCAGCCCATCCCCTACTGCATCTGAGATCAGAGCACGGAGCTCAGCAGCACCAGGCTGAATTCCCCATGAGTCCTGTGACCTCAGTGCACGGGGGGACCTACAGGTGCTTCAGCTCACACGGCTTCTCCCACTACCTGCTGTCACACCCCAGTGACCCCCTGGAGCTCATAGTCTCAG GATCCTTGGAGGGTCCCAGGCCCTCACCCACAAGGTCCGTCTCAACAGCTG CAGGCCCTGAGGACCAGCCCCTCATGCCTACAGGGTCAGTCCCCCACAGTG GTCTGAGAAGGCACTGGGAGGTACTGATCGGGGTCTTGGTGGTCTCCatcctgcttctctccctcctcctcttcctcctcctccaacactggcgTCAGGGAAAACACAGGACATTGG CCCAGAGACAGGCTGATTTCCAACGTCCTCCAGGGGCTGCCGAGCCAGAGCCCAAGGACGGGGGCCTACAGAGGAG GTCCAGCCCAGCTGCTGACGTCCAGGGAGAAAACTTCTGTGAGTGA